From Micromonospora echinospora, one genomic window encodes:
- a CDS encoding VOC family protein, which yields MTMNAISRSQIYVLDQDEALDFYVGKLGLEVHTDADLGFMRWLTVNVPGDRQREILLEKPGPPALDPATAEQVRELLTKGALGGYLFMTTDDAHKTYEDLVAKGVDVTDEPAERPYGIDFGIRDPFGNRIRIGQMF from the coding sequence ATGACGATGAACGCGATCAGCCGCTCCCAGATCTACGTCCTCGACCAGGACGAGGCCCTCGACTTCTACGTCGGCAAGCTGGGCCTGGAGGTCCACACCGACGCCGACCTCGGCTTCATGCGCTGGCTGACGGTCAACGTGCCCGGCGACCGCCAGCGGGAGATCCTGCTGGAGAAGCCGGGCCCGCCGGCCCTGGACCCGGCAACCGCCGAACAGGTGCGGGAACTGCTCACCAAGGGAGCGTTGGGCGGTTACCTCTTCATGACCACCGACGACGCGCACAAGACGTACGAGGACCTGGTTGCCAAGGGGGTGGACGTCACCGACGAGCCGGCCGAGCGCCCGTACGGCATCGACTTCGGCATCCGTGACCCGTTCGGGAACCGCATCCGGATCGGGC